The following are from one region of the Anomaloglossus baeobatrachus isolate aAnoBae1 chromosome 1, aAnoBae1.hap1, whole genome shotgun sequence genome:
- the LOC142245199 gene encoding vomeronasal type-2 receptor 26-like, translating to MSESELSSSDEEYLPPANHSASMASDSSDDEVDPDEFINRTSKTNYFLRKLNFQDPMGKEVHFNEKGEMSTYYHINNFRIAFTSWLILKHVGRFNLSVPEEDQLFIDTRKISWKNDKTPVSKCTEDCPPGYRRILMNGRHKCCFECLQCSDGEISNETDKRSCIGCPRDQWPNDNNQCALKETDYLSYSNDSITLGISIIVIFLFLKTSVILGIFTIFRDTPIVRATNQSLSFFLLVSIMLSFLCIFLFLGRPTHVTCMLRQTLFGIIFSVAISSILAKTIMVYMAFKATKPGSKCRKFIGVKITNCLVFVCSFAQTILCIFWLSTAPPFPENNFDLYADKIILQCNEGSIMAFSIILGYIGFLAAISFVVAFLARNLPDSFNEAKNITFSMLVVCSVWVAFIPAYLSVTGISTVLVEIFAILSSNVGILVCIFYPKCYIIILRPDFNSKGNLLKKQKYGRENKTT from the exons TACTTTTTAAGAAAACTTAATTTCCAAGATCCAATGGGAAAAGAAGTCCACTTTAATGAAAAAGGAGAAATGTCGACTTACTACCACATTAATAATTTTAGAATTGCCTTTACTTCTTGGTTAATTTTGAAACATGTTGGAAGATTTAATCTATCAGTTCCTGAAGAAGATCAGCTTTTTATAGATACTAGGAAAATATCTTGGAAAAATGACAAG ACTCCGGTCTCTAAgtgcactgaggactgtccaccagGTTATCGAAGGATCTTAATGAACGGAAGACATAAGTGCTGCTTTGAATGTCTGCAGTGTTCTGATGGGGAAATATCTAATGAGACAG ACAAGCGATCATGCATCGGGTGTCCAAGAGACCAGTGGCCAAATGACAACAATCAATGTGCACTAAAGGAGACTGACTATTTATCATACTCCAACGACTCAATAACTCTCGGAATATCTATCATTGTTATTTTTCTTTTTCTCAAGACTTCTGTCATCTTGGGAATCTTCACTATATTTAGAGATACACCAATTGTAAGAGCAACTAACCAAAGCTTAAGCTTCTTCTTGCTTGTCTCCATCATGTTAAGCTTTCTCTGTATATTTTTGTTCCTGGGTCGCCCTACACATGTCACCTGTATGCTTCGTCAGACTTTATTTGGGATCATCTTCTCAGTAGCCATCTCTTCTATTTTGGCTAAAACCATCATGGTCTACATGGCCTTCAAAGCCACCAAGCCCGGAAGCAAATGTAGAAAATTTATTGGAGTGAAGATCACCAACTGTTTAGTGTTTGTTTGCTCTTTTGCACAAACTATACTTTGCATTTTCTGGTTATCTACTGCACCGCCATTCCCAGAAAACAACTTTGACTTGTATGCCGACAAAATCATTCTCCAGTGTAATGAAGGGTCAATAATGGCATTTTCCATTATCCTTGGTTACATAGGCTTTCTTGCTGCCATTAGTTTCGTGGTGGCTTTTCTGGCAAGGAATTTGCCAGATAGTTTCAATGAAGCTAAAAACATCACATTCAGCATGCTGGTGGTCTGCAGCGTCTGGGTGGCTTTTATTCCAGCCTATTTAAGCGTAACTGGAATAAGTACAGTTCTGGTAGAGATATTTGCAATATTGTCTTCAAATGTTGGCATTTTAGTTTGTATATTTTATCCTAAATGTTATATTATTATTCTGAGACCAGACTTCAATTCAAAAGGTAatttgttaaaaaagcaaaaatatgGTAGAGAAAATAAAACCACTTAA